The genomic segment TTTGACTGTCGTTGGCCCAGGCCAGGTCGGCCTCGGCGCGGACGATGCGATCCGGCAGGTCTTCACCGCTGTGCAGGTCGCGGATGCGGATTTCATACTCGCGACGGCCGACCCGGTCGATGGCATAGGCCATCCAGCGATTGTCCGGGCTGATCTCGTAGTGGCCCAGCTCGAAGTAGTCGCTGTCCTGCGCCATGCGGTTGCCGTCGATCAGGATTTCTTCGGGCGCGTCCAGGCGGCCGGCCTGGCGAAGGTGGATCACGTACTGCTGGTCGGGCACGTAGCGGGCCGTGTACCAGTAGCCGTTGTCGAACACCGGCACGGAGCTGTCGTCCGGTTTGAGACGCGCCACGATCTCGTCGTAGATCGCCTGTTCCAGCACCGCGTGCGGCGCCAGTACCGCGTCGCAGTAGGCATTCTCGGCGCGCAGATGCGCCAGCATCTCGGCATCCTGGCGCGTGTCGTCGCGCAGCCAGTGGTAGGGATCCGCGCGCGTGCCGTGGGCGTCTCGATGCTCGTGAACTGTCCGGCGCGCGCGCGGGGGCGTCGGCGGCGCACTCATCGCCGTTGCACGCGCCAGGCGTTAAGGCCGATCGCCAGCAAGGTGGCGGCGGTCAGCGGCAGAACGATCCAGGCCAAGGTGGTGCTGAACGCGCCCAGCAATTCGTGCTGGGTCGAGCGCAGGATCAGGTAGGCGGTATAGATCACGTAGTAGGCGAAAAACAATCCGCCCTCCCAGCGGTCGATGCGATGCCCCGAAAAGAAGATGGGCAGACAGGCCACGGCCACGGCGATCATTACCGGCAGATCGAAATTGATCGCGTCCGGCGGCACGCTGATGCCGTTCGGCGCGACGGTCGAGGCGATACCCAGCACCGACAGCAGATTGAAGATGTTGCTGCCCACGGCATTGCCCACCGCGATGTCGCGCTGCCCGCGGATCACGGCCATCACCGAGGTGGCGATCTCGGGCAGCGAGGTGCCGATCGCGATCACGGTGAGGCCGATCACCAGTTCCGACCAGCCCAGCAGCGTCGCGATCGTGACCGCACCGCTGACGAACAGATTCGATCCGCCGACCAGGGCGGCCAAACCAAGCACGATCAGCAGCAGATCCTTCCATACCGGTGCAGGTTTGGCGCCCTCCTCGCCGATCGCGTCCTTCAGCTCCTCAGGGATCTCACCGCCG from the Gammaproteobacteria bacterium genome contains:
- a CDS encoding calcium/sodium antiporter; this encodes MLIITAQLIAGLVLLVFGAEWLVRGAARLASSFGVAPLIVGLTVVAFGTSAPELAVSVQAAYSGSADIALGNVVGSNICNVLLILGLAAIVAPLVVHRQLVILDVPLMIGISVLVLVLGLDGRIGRGDGVLLFVGLIGYVSFLLIKSRRSGGEIPEELKDAIGEEGAKPAPVWKDLLLIVLGLAALVGGSNLFVSGAVTIATLLGWSELVIGLTVIAIGTSLPEIATSVMAVIRGQRDIAVGNAVGSNIFNLLSVLGIASTVAPNGISVPPDAINFDLPVMIAVAVACLPIFFSGHRIDRWEGGLFFAYYVIYTAYLILRSTQHELLGAFSTTLAWIVLPLTAATLLAIGLNAWRVQRR